In a genomic window of Magnolia sinica isolate HGM2019 chromosome 14, MsV1, whole genome shotgun sequence:
- the LOC131224865 gene encoding mitochondrial import inner membrane translocase subunit TIM17-2 gives MGTPETSREPCPDRILDDIGGAFGMGAVGGSAFHFIKGVYNSPRGERLLGGSQAVRMNAPRVGGSFAVWGGLFSAFDCTMVYVRQKEDPWNSIIAGAATGGFLQMRQGPGPAARSAVFGGVLLALIEGAGIMLNKVLSAPQNFPMEEPVPNMAGGGAGFPTMGSMQGPTVSQVPEGSGEGSSSSSSWFGGFFGSEKKKEAATSGSKTEILESFDTPSTPIPSFEYK, from the coding sequence ATGGGAACCCCGGAGACATCCCGTGAGCCATGCCCGGACCGCATCCTGGACGACATTGGTGGTGCCTTCGGGATGGGCGCAGTTGGCGGGTCTGCCTTCCACTTCATAAAGGGTGTGTACAACTCCCCCAGGGGTGAGCGCCTTCTTGGTGGTTCACAGGCTGTTCGAATGAATGCTCCCCGTGTTGGCGGTAGCTTCGCTGTGTGGGGTGGGCTCTTCTCAGCCTTTGACTGCACTATGGTCTATGTCCGCCAGAAGGAGGACCCATGGAACTCCATCATCGCTGGTGCCGCGACTGGCGGCTTCCTCCAGATGCGCCAGGGCCCTGGCCCTGCTGCGCGGTCTGCTGTCTTTGGCGGGGTCCTCCTTGCCCTTATTGAGGGTGCCGGAATCATGCTCAACAAAGTTCTCAGCGCACCCCAGAACTTCCCCATGGAAGAGCCGGTACCAAACATGGCCGGTGGCGGTGCTGGGTTCCCGACAATGGGGTCGATGCAGGGTCCAACTGTCTCACAGGTGCCTGAGGGGTCTGGGGAagggtcatcgtcatcatcttcttGGTTTGGAGGGTTTTTTGGTagtgagaagaagaaagaggcaGCAACAAGTGGCAGCAAGACGGAGATCTTGGAAAGCTTTGATACGCCGAGCACGCCGATCCCCTCTTTTGAATACAAGTGA